The Burkholderia cepacia genome includes a region encoding these proteins:
- a CDS encoding sulfite exporter TauE/SafE family protein yields the protein MLISLVLGGFVGAVLGLTGAGGGILAVPALVVGMSWPMQQATPVALVAVAGSAALGALEGFRRGLVRYRAALLMAVAGVPLTTLGVRLAHVLPQRLLLALFALTMLIVAGRLLRQALRTPGGAVQASPLCVGRVNPDTGRLVWSWPVGVALASTGALTGLMTGLLGVGGGFVIVPMLRKFTNVSMHGVVATSLMVIALVGTGGVFATLVSGTRAPLDVTLWFTAATALGMAAGRGASRFLSARHVQAGFAAVLVCVALGLLVKAGLGG from the coding sequence ATGCTGATTTCCCTCGTACTGGGCGGTTTCGTCGGCGCCGTGCTCGGCCTGACCGGCGCCGGCGGCGGCATCCTCGCGGTGCCCGCGCTGGTCGTCGGCATGAGCTGGCCGATGCAGCAAGCCACGCCCGTCGCGCTCGTCGCGGTGGCCGGCAGCGCGGCGCTCGGCGCACTCGAAGGCTTCCGCCGCGGGCTCGTGCGCTATCGCGCGGCCTTGCTGATGGCGGTGGCCGGCGTGCCGCTGACCACGCTCGGCGTACGGCTCGCGCACGTGCTGCCGCAGCGCCTGCTGCTCGCGCTGTTCGCGCTGACGATGCTGATCGTCGCCGGCCGCCTGCTGCGGCAGGCGCTGCGCACGCCTGGCGGCGCCGTGCAGGCTTCGCCGCTGTGCGTCGGCCGCGTGAATCCCGATACCGGCCGTCTCGTGTGGTCCTGGCCGGTCGGTGTGGCGCTGGCCTCGACCGGTGCGTTGACGGGCCTGATGACGGGGCTGCTCGGCGTCGGCGGCGGCTTCGTGATCGTGCCGATGCTGCGCAAGTTCACGAACGTGTCGATGCATGGCGTGGTCGCGACGTCGTTGATGGTGATCGCGCTCGTCGGCACCGGCGGCGTGTTCGCGACGCTCGTGTCGGGCACGCGCGCACCGCTCGACGTGACGCTGTGGTTCACCGCCGCGACCGCGCTCGGCATGGCCGCCGGTCGCGGCGCGTCGCGCTTCCTGTCCGCGCGGCACGTGCAGGCCGGGTTCGCGGCCGTGCTCGTGTGTGTCGCGCTTGGGTTGCTTGTGAAGGCGGGGTTGGGTGGGTGA
- a CDS encoding M949_RS01915 family surface polysaccharide biosynthesis protein, translating to MKTSFRHAWPAIAAMLFSHAVHAAEYTWTDTAGAHAVTFTETPRPDGAQLRIVGTLNGQPDWKVRDDVTQCQVDKILAVVPSSVEMRDLLGNGRKQFLFAYKIGCRGDVSPDEVKYFLIDQGRKYVLRGEETITLNGKVMDGGAAPVPNADLKAQPVFLRYMTKHWRGVSLRAYP from the coding sequence ATGAAAACAAGCTTCCGCCACGCATGGCCCGCGATCGCCGCCATGCTGTTCAGTCACGCCGTTCATGCGGCCGAGTACACGTGGACCGACACGGCCGGCGCGCACGCGGTCACGTTCACGGAGACCCCGCGTCCGGACGGCGCGCAGCTGAGGATAGTCGGGACGCTGAACGGACAGCCGGACTGGAAGGTGCGCGACGACGTGACGCAATGCCAGGTGGACAAGATTCTCGCCGTCGTGCCGTCATCGGTCGAAATGCGCGACCTGCTCGGCAACGGCCGCAAGCAGTTCCTGTTCGCGTACAAGATCGGCTGCCGCGGCGACGTCAGCCCCGACGAGGTCAAGTATTTCCTGATCGATCAGGGCAGGAAATACGTGCTGCGCGGCGAGGAAACCATCACGCTGAACGGCAAGGTGATGGACGGCGGCGCGGCGCCCGTCCCGAATGCGGACCTGAAAGCCCAACCCGTGTTTCTGCGCTACATGACGAAGCACTGGCGCGGCGTCAGCCTGCGCGCCTATCCGTAA
- a CDS encoding MerR family transcriptional regulator: MRLKVGELAKRSGLTVRTLHHYHAIGLLTPSARADNGYRLYDRHDIARLHQIQALRRFGLSLTEIGDHLNQPGTPLVELVAKQIALLDRQLAQTAQLRERLVSLHAQLAAGTEPELADWLTTLELMTVYDKYFSEEELARLPMYQKSQAGDAEWIALVDEVRALHDAGIPAEDERARALASRWMTLLVRDTNNDPRLLAKLNLMHEQEPAMQSKIGISTALRDYVLRASSENKMRIFEKYLAPDEIRFMRAHYGERAMEWPQLMGDVRDAIDAGTRPASPEGRALAQRWLELFCSYAGHDPATHAKFREAMMNEPALRQDTWVDDTLIGFVREAMAQLNPQH; encoded by the coding sequence ATGCGACTGAAAGTGGGAGAACTGGCGAAACGCAGCGGGCTGACCGTCCGCACGCTTCATCACTATCACGCGATCGGTCTGCTGACGCCTTCGGCACGCGCCGACAACGGCTACCGGCTGTACGACCGCCACGACATCGCCCGGCTCCACCAGATCCAGGCGTTGCGTCGCTTCGGCCTGTCGCTCACCGAAATCGGCGACCACCTGAACCAGCCCGGCACTCCGCTCGTCGAGCTCGTCGCGAAGCAGATCGCGCTGCTCGACCGTCAGCTCGCGCAGACCGCGCAGCTGCGCGAGCGGCTCGTGAGCCTGCATGCGCAGCTCGCCGCGGGCACGGAGCCGGAGCTGGCCGATTGGCTCACCACACTGGAGTTGATGACCGTGTACGACAAATATTTTTCCGAGGAAGAACTCGCGCGCCTGCCGATGTACCAGAAAAGCCAGGCGGGCGACGCCGAATGGATCGCACTCGTCGACGAAGTGCGCGCGCTGCACGACGCGGGCATCCCCGCCGAGGACGAACGCGCCCGTGCGCTCGCCAGTCGCTGGATGACGCTGCTCGTGCGCGACACGAACAACGATCCGCGGCTGCTGGCGAAGCTGAACCTGATGCACGAACAGGAACCGGCGATGCAGTCGAAGATCGGCATCTCGACCGCGCTGCGCGACTACGTGCTGCGCGCGTCGTCCGAAAACAAGATGCGGATCTTCGAGAAGTATCTCGCGCCGGACGAGATCCGCTTCATGCGCGCGCACTACGGCGAACGCGCGATGGAATGGCCGCAACTGATGGGCGACGTGCGCGACGCGATCGATGCGGGCACCCGACCGGCTTCGCCGGAAGGCCGCGCGCTCGCGCAGCGCTGGCTCGAGCTGTTCTGCAGCTATGCCGGCCACGATCCGGCCACGCACGCGAAATTCCGCGAGGCGATGATGAACGAGCCCGCACTGAGGCAGGATACGTGGGTCGACGACACGCTGATCGGTTTCGTGCGGGAGGCGATGGCGCAGTTGAATCCGCAGCATTGA
- a CDS encoding sigma-54 interaction domain-containing protein: MSQHDVIPIVPAQPRSAAPDVRALVAYLEQDPQPMIVVDPDYRILAANDAYRRQFGVAGVEHVGRHCFQVSHHYDVPCDQAGEHCPMKQALESRGLNRVLHIHHTPRGPEHVDVELRPIFDAHGSVIAYVERLTTVRSASAQPSAEGLVGGADAFNAALGALQRVAPSMLPVLLLGESGTGKELFARALHEASDRAMGPFVVVDCSGIAETLFESELFGYEKGAFTGANQRKPGLVETAQGGTLFLDEIGDVPLPMQVKLLRLIESGTFRRVGGVEALRADFRLVAATHKPLREMIDDGRFRQDLYYRINAFPIPLPALRERRGDVALLAESILRRIANARAGAGDALAAPHTLTDAARACLDAYAWPGNIRELRNVLERACLFADDGTIRSEHLPDEIACADAASRLPDASRAPSDDELVRIARTFDGTRKALAEQVGMSERTLYRRLRALGLATRDA, from the coding sequence ATGAGCCAGCACGACGTCATCCCGATCGTTCCAGCGCAGCCGCGCAGCGCCGCGCCCGACGTGCGCGCGCTCGTCGCGTATCTCGAGCAGGATCCGCAGCCGATGATCGTCGTCGATCCCGACTACCGCATCCTCGCGGCGAACGATGCGTACCGGCGCCAGTTCGGCGTCGCGGGCGTCGAGCACGTGGGCCGGCACTGCTTCCAGGTCTCGCATCACTACGACGTGCCGTGCGACCAGGCCGGCGAGCATTGCCCGATGAAGCAGGCGCTCGAGTCGCGCGGGCTGAACCGCGTGCTGCACATCCATCACACGCCGCGCGGCCCCGAGCACGTCGACGTCGAATTGCGGCCGATCTTCGACGCGCACGGCAGCGTGATCGCGTACGTCGAGCGGCTGACCACGGTGCGCAGCGCATCCGCGCAGCCGAGTGCGGAAGGGCTCGTCGGCGGCGCCGACGCGTTCAATGCGGCGCTCGGCGCGCTGCAGCGTGTCGCGCCGTCGATGCTGCCGGTGCTGCTGCTCGGCGAATCGGGCACCGGCAAGGAACTGTTCGCCCGCGCGCTGCACGAGGCGAGCGATCGCGCGATGGGGCCGTTCGTCGTCGTCGATTGCTCGGGGATCGCCGAGACGCTGTTCGAGAGCGAACTGTTCGGTTACGAGAAGGGCGCGTTCACGGGCGCGAACCAGCGCAAGCCGGGCCTCGTCGAGACCGCGCAGGGCGGCACGCTGTTTCTCGACGAGATCGGCGACGTGCCGCTGCCGATGCAGGTGAAGCTGCTGCGGCTGATCGAGTCGGGCACGTTCCGCCGCGTCGGCGGCGTCGAGGCGCTGCGCGCGGACTTCCGGCTGGTCGCGGCGACGCACAAGCCGCTGCGCGAGATGATCGACGACGGCCGGTTCCGGCAGGACCTCTACTACCGGATCAACGCGTTTCCGATTCCGCTGCCGGCGTTGCGCGAGCGGCGCGGGGACGTCGCGCTGCTGGCCGAATCGATCCTGCGGCGAATCGCGAACGCGCGCGCCGGGGCCGGCGACGCGCTCGCCGCGCCGCACACGCTGACCGACGCCGCGCGCGCGTGTCTCGATGCGTATGCGTGGCCGGGCAATATCCGCGAGCTGCGCAACGTGCTCGAACGCGCGTGCCTGTTCGCGGACGACGGGACGATCCGCAGCGAGCACCTGCCTGATGAGATCGCATGTGCGGACGCGGCGTCGCGGCTGCCGGACGCGTCGCGCGCGCCGTCCGACGACGAGCTCGTGCGCATCGCGCGCACGTTCGACGGCACGCGCAAGGCGCTCGCCGAACAGGTCGGGATGAGCGAGCGGACGTTGTACCGGCGGCTGCGTGCGCTCGGGCTCGCGACGCGGGATGCGTGA
- a CDS encoding MBL fold metallo-hydrolase, whose translation MSVEGFFDPATHTVSYLLLDTASRACALIDSVLDYDPTSGRTHTASADRLIARVAELGADVHWLLETHVHADHLSAAPYLKEHVGGRIAIGSHVRRVQHVFGTLFNAGPGFAQDGRQFDRLLDDGDTLALGALTIRALHTPGHTPACMTYCVDDATQRAAFVGDTLFMPDYGTARCDFPGGDARTLYRSIARVLGLPPDTRLYLCHDYQPGGRDVQFVTTVAEQRRANVHVKDGVTEDDFVAMRTTRDATLAMPVLMLPSVQVNMRAGHLPEPEDNGVRYLKIPLDAI comes from the coding sequence ATGTCGGTCGAAGGCTTTTTCGACCCGGCGACCCACACCGTCAGCTATCTCCTGCTCGATACCGCGAGCCGCGCATGCGCGCTGATCGACAGCGTGCTCGACTACGACCCGACATCCGGCCGCACGCACACGGCCAGCGCCGACCGGCTGATCGCCCGCGTCGCCGAACTCGGCGCGGACGTGCACTGGCTGCTGGAAACCCACGTGCACGCCGACCACCTGTCGGCCGCGCCGTACCTGAAGGAACACGTCGGCGGCCGGATCGCGATCGGTTCGCACGTGCGCCGCGTGCAGCACGTGTTCGGCACGCTGTTCAACGCGGGCCCCGGCTTCGCGCAGGACGGCCGCCAGTTCGACCGGCTGCTCGACGACGGCGACACGCTCGCGCTCGGCGCGCTGACGATCCGCGCGCTGCATACGCCGGGCCACACGCCCGCGTGCATGACCTACTGCGTCGACGACGCGACGCAGCGCGCGGCATTCGTCGGCGACACGCTGTTCATGCCCGACTACGGCACGGCCCGCTGCGACTTCCCGGGCGGCGACGCGCGCACGCTGTACCGCTCGATCGCGCGCGTGCTCGGCCTGCCGCCCGACACGCGCCTGTACCTGTGCCACGACTACCAGCCGGGCGGCCGCGACGTGCAGTTCGTGACGACCGTGGCCGAGCAGCGCCGCGCGAACGTGCACGTGAAGGACGGCGTGACCGAGGACGATTTCGTCGCGATGCGTACCACGCGCGACGCCACGCTCGCGATGCCGGTGCTGATGCTGCCGTCCGTGCAGGTCAACATGCGCGCCGGCCACTTGCCCGAGCCGGAAGACAACGGCGTGCGCTACCTGAAGATCCCGCTCGACGCGATCTGA
- a CDS encoding efflux RND transporter periplasmic adaptor subunit, producing the protein MNRSGSRAALLIGAALVLAACHPKESAPPAPRPVVAQPARADGVAVSRTLPGEIQPRYATPLSFRIAGKIIERKVRLGDSVKVGQVVALLDPSDVEKNAASAQAQLDAATHSLAFAKQQLDRDRAQARENLIATAQLEQTENSYTSALAQRDQAQQQLALARNQLRYATLVADHAGYITAEQADTGQNVSAGQAVYQLAWSGDVDVVSDVPEAALASLTPGHAASVTLPSLPGRQFAAKVREIAPAADPQSRTYRVKLTLAAPDPAIRLGMTASVAFDGAPAAGDAPSITLPATALFHDGAQPAVWVVRTKDDTLELRRVDVARFNERTVTVSHGLQPGERVVLQGVHTVSAGEKVRAIAPLHPEDFAS; encoded by the coding sequence GTGAATCGCTCCGGTTCCCGCGCCGCGCTGCTGATCGGCGCCGCGCTCGTCCTTGCCGCCTGTCATCCGAAAGAATCCGCGCCGCCCGCTCCGCGCCCCGTCGTTGCCCAGCCGGCCCGCGCCGACGGCGTCGCGGTGTCGCGCACGCTCCCCGGCGAGATCCAGCCGCGCTACGCCACCCCTTTGTCGTTCCGCATCGCGGGCAAGATCATCGAGCGCAAGGTGCGCCTCGGCGATTCGGTCAAGGTCGGCCAGGTCGTCGCGCTGCTCGATCCGTCCGACGTCGAGAAGAACGCCGCGAGCGCGCAGGCGCAACTCGATGCCGCGACGCACAGCCTCGCGTTCGCGAAGCAGCAGCTCGACCGCGACCGCGCACAGGCGCGCGAAAACCTGATCGCGACCGCGCAGCTCGAGCAGACCGAGAACAGCTACACGTCGGCGCTCGCGCAGCGCGACCAGGCGCAGCAGCAGCTCGCGCTCGCCCGGAACCAGCTTCGCTACGCGACGCTCGTCGCCGATCACGCGGGCTACATCACCGCCGAACAGGCCGACACCGGTCAGAACGTGTCGGCCGGCCAGGCCGTCTACCAGCTCGCGTGGTCCGGCGACGTCGACGTCGTCAGCGACGTGCCCGAAGCCGCGCTTGCGTCGCTCACGCCCGGCCACGCGGCCAGCGTCACGCTGCCGTCGCTGCCGGGCCGCCAGTTCGCCGCGAAGGTGCGCGAAATCGCGCCGGCCGCCGATCCGCAAAGCCGCACGTATCGCGTGAAGCTCACGCTCGCCGCGCCCGATCCGGCGATCCGGCTCGGGATGACGGCCAGCGTCGCGTTCGACGGCGCACCGGCCGCCGGCGACGCGCCGTCGATCACGCTGCCCGCGACCGCGCTGTTCCACGACGGCGCGCAGCCGGCCGTGTGGGTCGTGCGCACGAAGGACGACACGCTCGAGCTGCGCCGCGTCGACGTCGCGCGCTTCAACGAGCGCACGGTGACGGTGTCGCACGGGCTGCAGCCCGGCGAGCGCGTCGTGCTGCAGGGCGTGCACACGGTCAGCGCGGGCGAGAAGGTCCGCGCGATCGCGCCGCTGCATCCGGAGGACTTCGCATCGTGA
- a CDS encoding TetR/AcrR family transcriptional regulator — MKQPTRLTREQSRDQTRERLLIAAHRIFLKKGYVAASVEDIAAAAGYTRGAFYSNFRSKSDLLLELLERDHASVQAELRQIFDGGGSREQMEATALAYYRRMHIDDRCHLLWGEAKLQAARDAKFRVRFNQFLQESRTRMADIIRAFSEHSGTPLLLPAETLAFGLMCLCDGVQSYYTADPQHVSAEVAEAVLAGFFSWAVLGRAPD, encoded by the coding sequence ATGAAACAACCAACGCGCTTGACCCGGGAGCAGAGCAGGGACCAGACGCGCGAACGTCTGCTGATTGCCGCGCACCGGATTTTTCTGAAGAAAGGCTATGTCGCCGCAAGCGTCGAGGACATTGCGGCGGCAGCGGGCTACACGCGCGGCGCGTTCTATTCGAATTTCCGCAGCAAGTCCGACCTGCTGCTCGAGTTGCTGGAGCGCGATCACGCGTCGGTGCAGGCCGAGTTGCGGCAGATCTTCGACGGGGGCGGGTCGCGCGAGCAGATGGAGGCGACCGCGCTCGCCTACTACCGGCGGATGCATATCGACGACCGGTGCCACCTGCTGTGGGGCGAGGCGAAACTGCAGGCCGCGCGCGACGCGAAATTCCGCGTGCGCTTCAACCAGTTCCTGCAGGAATCGCGCACGCGGATGGCCGACATCATCCGTGCGTTCTCGGAGCACTCGGGCACGCCGCTGCTGCTGCCGGCGGAGACGCTTGCGTTCGGGCTGATGTGCCTGTGCGACGGCGTGCAGTCGTACTACACGGCCGATCCGCAGCACGTGTCGGCCGAGGTGGCCGAGGCCGTGCTCGCGGGGTTCTTCTCGTGGGCGGTGCTGGGGCGCGCGCCGGACTGA
- a CDS encoding DUF2975 domain-containing protein has translation MPADRIARISQQMATVTLWFIVGMLVLNAACWVAPSLNATPSGAGLGFGLTDSVITGLGVDVAAFPWWQKAVGILLSSVPLIALANGLRHLRLLFRRYAGGDYFSADAARHLGKMGRAVGLWVLLSIVCEPLLSVWATLREPAGHRVVTISIGMPYVVALFTAACIAVIAHILRQASELDAEHRQFV, from the coding sequence ATGCCTGCCGATCGCATTGCCCGTATCAGCCAGCAGATGGCCACCGTCACGCTGTGGTTCATCGTCGGCATGCTGGTGCTCAACGCCGCATGCTGGGTGGCGCCGTCGCTGAACGCGACGCCGTCCGGCGCGGGCCTCGGCTTCGGCCTGACCGATTCGGTGATCACCGGGCTCGGCGTCGACGTCGCCGCGTTCCCGTGGTGGCAGAAGGCGGTCGGCATCCTGCTGTCGAGCGTGCCGCTGATCGCGCTCGCGAACGGCCTGCGGCATCTGCGCCTGCTGTTCCGCCGCTATGCGGGCGGCGACTATTTCTCGGCGGACGCCGCCCGGCACCTCGGCAAGATGGGGCGCGCGGTCGGTCTGTGGGTCCTGCTGAGCATCGTGTGCGAACCGCTCCTGAGCGTGTGGGCGACGCTGCGCGAGCCGGCCGGACACCGTGTCGTCACGATCAGCATCGGCATGCCGTACGTGGTCGCGCTGTTCACCGCGGCCTGCATCGCGGTCATCGCGCATATCCTCCGGCAGGCGAGCGAACTCGATGCCGAACATCGGCAGTTCGTCTGA
- a CDS encoding bifunctional protein tyrosine phosphatase family protein/NAD(P)/FAD-dependent oxidoreductase: MNIRKLTDTLSVSPQITAADLPALHAAGIRAIVCNRPDGEGPDQPTVTEIRAAAAPLGIDVLYLPVDTGKVTDDQAAQFGALVASLNESLHAPVLAYCRSGTRSATLWALSQAGLRPLNDIVATAAAAGYDLRAIASRVVQRGKQAAPAVDARHDIVIVGAGAAGIAVASSLLARDASLDIAVIDPADVHYYQPGWTMVGAGVFRPETTARRITDVLPRGVHRIQAAVAGFEPDAHTVVLDGCRRIGYRKLVVCPGLKLDWHAIEGLADTLGRNGVTSNYRYDLAPYTWELVRAFRGGNALFTQPPMPIKCAGAPQKAMYLSCDHWRRAGRLEAANVEFLNAGGALFGVADYVPALMEYVKRYDIALSFGHNLVSIDGPARRATFARALPDGGKETVVRSFDMIHVVPPQKAPDFVRSSPLADAAGWIDVDPATLRHRQYPDIYALGDATNTTNAKTAAAARKQAPVVAHNLLASLGRAHGGAAYDGYGSCPLTVERGKIVLAEFLYGGKVAPTFPAWLIDGKRPSRLAWLLKERVLPPLYWKAMLKGREWLAKPAIAR, encoded by the coding sequence ATGAACATCCGCAAGCTGACCGACACGCTGTCGGTCTCGCCGCAGATCACGGCGGCCGACCTGCCCGCGCTTCACGCGGCCGGCATCCGCGCGATCGTCTGCAACCGCCCCGACGGCGAAGGCCCCGACCAGCCGACCGTCACCGAAATCCGCGCGGCCGCCGCGCCGCTCGGCATCGACGTGCTTTACCTGCCGGTCGATACGGGCAAGGTGACCGACGACCAGGCCGCGCAATTCGGCGCACTCGTCGCGTCGCTGAATGAGTCACTGCACGCGCCGGTACTCGCGTACTGCCGCAGCGGCACGCGTTCGGCCACGCTGTGGGCGTTGTCGCAAGCCGGCCTGCGTCCGCTGAACGACATCGTCGCGACGGCCGCCGCGGCCGGTTACGACCTGCGCGCAATCGCGTCGCGTGTGGTGCAACGCGGCAAGCAGGCGGCACCGGCCGTCGACGCGCGGCACGACATCGTGATCGTCGGCGCGGGCGCGGCCGGCATCGCGGTCGCGTCGAGCCTGCTCGCGCGCGACGCGTCGCTCGACATCGCGGTGATCGATCCGGCCGACGTCCACTACTACCAGCCGGGCTGGACGATGGTCGGCGCGGGCGTATTCCGGCCCGAGACCACCGCGCGCCGGATCACCGACGTGCTGCCGCGCGGCGTGCACCGGATCCAGGCCGCCGTCGCGGGCTTCGAGCCCGACGCGCACACGGTCGTGCTAGACGGCTGCCGCCGCATCGGCTATCGCAAGCTCGTCGTGTGCCCGGGGCTCAAGCTCGACTGGCACGCGATCGAAGGCCTCGCCGACACGCTCGGCCGCAACGGCGTCACGTCCAACTACCGTTACGACCTCGCGCCGTACACGTGGGAGCTCGTGCGCGCGTTCCGCGGCGGCAACGCACTGTTCACGCAGCCGCCGATGCCGATCAAGTGCGCAGGCGCCCCGCAGAAGGCGATGTACCTGTCGTGCGACCACTGGCGGCGCGCGGGCCGCCTCGAGGCCGCGAACGTCGAATTCCTGAATGCGGGCGGCGCGCTGTTCGGCGTCGCCGACTACGTCCCCGCGCTGATGGAGTACGTGAAACGCTACGACATCGCGTTGTCGTTCGGCCACAACCTGGTCTCGATCGACGGGCCCGCGCGCCGCGCGACGTTCGCGCGCGCGCTGCCCGACGGCGGCAAGGAAACCGTGGTGCGCTCGTTCGACATGATCCACGTCGTGCCGCCGCAGAAGGCGCCCGATTTCGTGCGGTCCAGCCCGCTCGCCGATGCGGCCGGCTGGATCGACGTCGATCCGGCGACGCTGCGCCACCGGCAGTATCCGGACATCTACGCGCTCGGCGACGCCACCAACACGACCAATGCGAAAACGGCCGCGGCCGCCCGCAAGCAGGCGCCCGTCGTCGCGCACAACCTGCTCGCGTCGCTCGGCCGCGCGCACGGCGGCGCCGCCTACGACGGCTACGGCTCGTGCCCGCTCACCGTCGAGCGCGGCAAGATCGTGCTCGCCGAATTCCTGTACGGCGGCAAGGTCGCGCCGACCTTCCCCGCGTGGCTGATCGACGGCAAGCGCCCGTCGCGGCTCGCGTGGCTACTCAAGGAACGCGTGCTGCCGCCGCTCTACTGGAAGGCGATGCTCAAGGGCCGCGAATGGCTCGCGAAACCCGCGATCGCGCGTTGA
- a CDS encoding efflux transporter outer membrane subunit: protein MELSMNLMTNTARALAAAGLAGPLAGCSWFAPSGEPPAMPSPAHYGTTPQAGQTVAAQGVAQQFEVGAQPVPDWWKQYRSDALNALVDEGLRNSPTLGAASHSLDAAREQLRGQIGSSMLPSIDAGAQATRQRALGVPIPALGAPTLLYDTFVGQLQASYTIDLFGASRFANRALARRVDVSAFQLESARRALAANIVTASITVSVLNAQIDTTERLVALADAQARDAERRYALGSASRSDALNARQSADTFAASLPALRQQRDSARHALAVLVGRTPDRPPADLTLADLHLPEQVPVVVPSDLLRSRPDIQAADAGLKAAAAEVGLATAQMFPQLSLSAAMGKGGFSWPAMLSGAGAIWNVGASLSQPIFHGGALLAQRRAAKATYEAAVDQYRQAVLGAFQNVADSLAALEHDAQALDASSRAALSARGAYDDAAARVRLGALPPSAARASELQYRNARLDEIRATGARFADTARLYQAMGTPPVETAAGQQARAAVPSAPPSPQ from the coding sequence ATGGAGCTGTCGATGAATCTGATGACGAACACCGCGCGCGCGCTCGCGGCCGCGGGCCTCGCCGGCCCGCTCGCGGGCTGTTCCTGGTTCGCGCCGAGCGGCGAGCCGCCCGCGATGCCGTCGCCCGCGCACTACGGCACCACGCCGCAAGCCGGGCAGACGGTCGCGGCGCAAGGCGTCGCGCAGCAGTTCGAGGTCGGCGCGCAGCCGGTGCCCGACTGGTGGAAGCAGTACCGCTCCGATGCGCTGAACGCGCTCGTCGACGAAGGGCTGCGCAACAGCCCGACGCTCGGTGCGGCATCGCACTCGCTGGATGCCGCGCGCGAACAGCTGCGCGGGCAGATCGGCAGCTCGATGCTGCCGTCGATCGACGCAGGCGCACAGGCCACGCGCCAGCGTGCGCTCGGTGTGCCGATCCCCGCGCTCGGCGCGCCGACGCTGCTGTACGACACGTTCGTCGGCCAGTTGCAGGCGAGCTACACGATCGACCTGTTCGGCGCGTCGCGTTTCGCGAACCGCGCGCTGGCGCGACGCGTCGACGTCAGCGCGTTCCAGCTCGAATCCGCGCGGCGCGCGCTGGCCGCGAACATCGTCACCGCGTCGATCACGGTGTCGGTGCTGAATGCGCAGATCGACACGACCGAACGGCTCGTCGCACTCGCCGATGCGCAGGCGCGCGACGCGGAGCGCCGCTATGCGCTCGGTTCCGCGTCGCGCAGCGACGCGCTGAACGCGCGGCAAAGCGCCGACACGTTCGCGGCGAGCCTGCCCGCGCTGCGCCAGCAGCGCGACTCGGCCCGCCATGCGCTCGCGGTGCTGGTCGGCCGCACGCCCGACCGGCCGCCGGCCGATCTCACGCTCGCCGACCTGCACCTGCCCGAACAGGTGCCCGTCGTCGTGCCGTCGGACCTGCTGCGGAGCCGCCCGGACATCCAGGCCGCCGACGCGGGGCTGAAGGCGGCCGCGGCCGAAGTGGGCCTCGCGACCGCGCAGATGTTCCCGCAACTGTCGCTGTCGGCCGCGATGGGCAAAGGCGGCTTCAGCTGGCCGGCGATGCTGTCGGGCGCCGGCGCGATCTGGAACGTCGGCGCGTCGCTGAGCCAGCCGATCTTCCACGGCGGCGCACTGCTCGCGCAGCGCCGCGCGGCCAAGGCGACCTACGAGGCCGCCGTCGACCAGTACAGGCAGGCCGTGCTCGGCGCGTTCCAGAACGTCGCCGATTCGCTCGCGGCGCTCGAGCACGATGCGCAGGCGCTCGACGCGTCGTCGCGCGCCGCGTTGTCCGCGCGGGGCGCGTACGACGACGCGGCGGCCCGCGTGCGGCTCGGCGCGCTGCCGCCGTCGGCCGCGCGCGCCAGCGAACTGCAGTATCGCAATGCCCGGCTCGACGAGATCCGCGCGACCGGCGCGCGGTTCGCGGACACCGCGCGGCTCTACCAGGCGATGGGCACGCCGCCGGTCGAGACGGCGGCCGGCCAGCAAGCCCGCGCCGCCGTGCCGAGCGCGCCGCCATCGCCGCAATGA
- a CDS encoding helix-turn-helix domain-containing protein, with translation MSIVVKLDVMLATRKVRSKDLAAAVGITEQNLSLLKQGKVKGIRFATLEAICRYLDCQPGDLLAFSDDGVADAG, from the coding sequence ATGTCGATCGTGGTCAAGCTCGATGTGATGCTCGCGACGCGCAAGGTCCGCTCGAAGGATCTCGCGGCGGCGGTCGGCATCACCGAACAGAATCTGTCGCTGCTCAAGCAAGGGAAGGTCAAGGGCATCCGTTTCGCGACGCTCGAGGCGATCTGTCGTTATCTCGACTGCCAGCCCGGCGACCTGCTCGCGTTCAGCGATGACGGTGTCGCCGACGCGGGCTGA